A stretch of the Paenibacillus dendritiformis genome encodes the following:
- the aroC gene encoding chorismate synthase, with protein MSLRYLTAGETHGPQLTAIVEGMPSNLAIDFEQLNFQLQRRQKGYGRGRRMQIETDTAAIVGGVRHGYTTGAPIALVVENKDWKHWRNIMNVEPIEGSDEEKRRVHRPRPGHADLNGGLKYQLTDLRNVLERSSARETAARVAVGAVARQLLEAFGIKIGGQVIRIGEIEAPPHSLPLDEMIERTEQSSVRVVDPATEKAMEAYIDKIKAEGDSIGGIVECVVEGVPVGLGSHVQYDRKLDGRIAQAVMSINAFKGVEIGIGFEAGRLRGSQVHDEILYDEEKGYTRASNRLGGFEGGMTNGMPIVVRGVMKPIPTLYKPLRSVDIDTKEAFTAQVERSDACAVPAASVVLEHVVAWEVAKAFLEKFGGDSMEEIRANYEQYLQQVARY; from the coding sequence GTGAGTCTACGTTATTTGACAGCAGGAGAGACCCACGGACCGCAATTGACCGCTATCGTTGAAGGGATGCCCAGCAACCTGGCGATTGACTTTGAACAGCTGAACTTTCAGCTTCAGCGCCGCCAGAAAGGGTACGGCCGCGGACGGCGGATGCAGATTGAGACGGATACGGCCGCAATCGTCGGCGGGGTGCGTCATGGTTATACGACCGGAGCTCCTATCGCATTGGTAGTCGAGAATAAGGATTGGAAGCATTGGCGGAATATTATGAATGTCGAGCCGATCGAAGGCTCCGACGAAGAAAAGCGCCGGGTCCATCGTCCCCGTCCGGGACATGCCGATCTGAACGGCGGCTTGAAGTATCAATTGACCGATCTGCGCAACGTGCTGGAGCGCTCCAGCGCTCGAGAGACCGCGGCCCGCGTCGCGGTAGGCGCGGTCGCCCGTCAGCTGCTGGAAGCGTTCGGCATCAAAATAGGTGGACAGGTTATCCGTATCGGGGAGATCGAGGCGCCGCCGCATTCTCTCCCGCTGGATGAGATGATCGAGCGGACCGAGCAATCTTCGGTTCGGGTCGTTGATCCCGCAACCGAGAAGGCGATGGAGGCCTATATCGATAAAATCAAGGCAGAGGGCGATTCGATCGGCGGCATCGTGGAATGCGTCGTCGAAGGCGTTCCTGTCGGATTGGGAAGCCATGTGCAATATGATCGGAAGCTGGACGGGCGCATCGCGCAGGCAGTGATGTCCATCAACGCGTTCAAAGGCGTCGAGATCGGCATCGGCTTCGAAGCCGGCCGCCTGCGCGGGTCGCAGGTCCACGACGAGATTCTCTATGACGAAGAGAAGGGCTATACGCGCGCTTCCAACCGCCTCGGCGGCTTCGAGGGCGGCATGACGAACGGAATGCCGATCGTCGTTCGCGGCGTGATGAAGCCGATTCCGACGCTGTATAAGCCGCTTCGCAGCGTGGATATCGACACGAAGGAGGCCTTTACGGCTCAAGTGGAGCGATCCGACGCATGTGCCGTGCCTGCGGCCAGCGTCGTCTTGGAGCATGTCGTCGCATGGGAAGTCGCGAAGGCGTTCCTGGAGAAATTCGGCGGAGATTCGATGGAGGAGATTCGCGCCAACTACGAGCAATACTTGCAGCAAGTGGCCCGGTACTAG
- a CDS encoding molecular chaperone, producing MDKRTVIAAYHRGELTIHECAQIIGVEATLKNWLPLLAEEGRAGTAPGELRAAAKRASVWR from the coding sequence ATGGACAAGAGGACGGTCATCGCGGCTTACCACCGAGGAGAATTAACGATACATGAATGCGCCCAAATTATCGGAGTGGAAGCGACCTTGAAAAACTGGCTGCCCCTGTTGGCGGAAGAGGGACGGGCGGGAACGGCTCCCGGGGAGCTGCGGGCGGCTGCGAAGCGCGCATCCGTATGGAGATAG
- a CDS encoding CheR family methyltransferase — protein sequence MMHESKRQPALSSYPFGQATAESGASSAAAGHEDEDYRHFVTEIKRLTGIDLLQYKEAQMKRRLTTLRMKNGYTTFRSFFEAIRQNPGLLDEFLDRMTINVSEFWRNPNRWVTLRDSVLPALAANAKQLRCWSAACSTGEEPYTLAMILNESGLLQRSQITATDIDENVLMKAKEACYVERSLKDVPDAYRQKYFQQAPEGYRIVESLKSAIRFRKQNLLEDAFDSSHDLIICRNVMIYFTEEAKFQLYRKFADALKPGGVLFVGSTEQIFNPSQYGLDTIETFFYRKMASSV from the coding sequence ATGATGCATGAATCGAAGCGGCAGCCTGCCCTATCGTCCTATCCTTTCGGTCAAGCGACAGCCGAAAGCGGAGCCTCTTCCGCAGCTGCGGGACATGAGGATGAGGATTACCGGCATTTCGTGACGGAGATCAAGCGCCTGACAGGCATTGATCTGCTGCAGTACAAGGAAGCGCAAATGAAGCGGCGGTTGACGACGCTGCGCATGAAGAACGGGTACACAACCTTCCGCAGTTTTTTCGAAGCGATCCGGCAGAACCCGGGCTTGCTGGATGAATTTTTGGACCGGATGACGATTAATGTCTCCGAATTCTGGCGCAATCCGAACCGGTGGGTCACGCTGAGAGACAGCGTGCTTCCGGCGTTGGCTGCCAATGCGAAGCAGCTGCGCTGCTGGAGCGCTGCCTGCTCTACCGGCGAGGAACCGTACACCCTGGCCATGATATTAAATGAGTCTGGCCTGCTGCAGCGCTCCCAGATTACCGCTACCGATATTGACGAGAACGTCTTGATGAAGGCGAAGGAAGCGTGCTACGTGGAGCGTTCGCTCAAGGATGTCCCGGATGCGTACCGGCAGAAATATTTTCAGCAGGCGCCGGAAGGATACCGGATTGTCGAGTCGTTGAAGAGCGCGATACGGTTCCGGAAGCAGAATCTGCTGGAGGACGCGTTCGACTCTTCGCATGATCTGATCATTTGCCGCAATGTCATGATATATTTCACGGAGGAAGCCAAATTCCAATTGTACCGCAAATTCGCCGATGCGCTAAAGCCAGGCGGGGTTCTATTCGTGGGAAGCACGGAACAGATCTTCAATCCGAGCCAATACGGCTTGGACACGATAGAGACGTTCTTTTACCGGAAAATGGCATCTAGCGTATAA
- the ndk gene encoding nucleoside-diphosphate kinase, translating to MERTFIMVKPDGVQRGLIGEIVSRFERKGWKLVSGKLMMITREQAERHYAEHAEKPFFGELVDFITSGPVFAMIWEGDEIISLSRLMIGKTKVGEAQPGTIRGDYASHTPLNLVHGSDSQESAAREIANLFADSDILSYDRAVECWI from the coding sequence ATGGAACGCACATTCATCATGGTCAAACCTGACGGCGTGCAAAGAGGACTCATCGGGGAAATCGTAAGCCGCTTTGAACGCAAAGGATGGAAGCTTGTATCCGGGAAATTAATGATGATTACGCGCGAACAAGCGGAACGCCATTATGCAGAGCATGCAGAAAAGCCGTTTTTTGGCGAATTGGTTGATTTCATTACTTCCGGTCCCGTGTTCGCCATGATCTGGGAAGGTGATGAGATTATCAGCTTGTCGCGCTTGATGATTGGCAAGACGAAGGTAGGAGAGGCGCAGCCGGGAACGATTCGCGGCGACTATGCTTCCCACACCCCGCTCAATCTGGTGCACGGGTCCGATTCGCAAGAAAGCGCTGCCAGAGAGATCGCGAATCTGTTCGCCGACAGCGACATTCTCAGCTACGATCGCGCGGTAGAGTGCTGGATCTGA
- the hepT gene encoding heptaprenyl diphosphate synthase component II codes for MKLWDIYATMKQDVSYIEEQLERSIANDHRTLNDASLQLLKAGGKRIRPVFVLLAGKFGTYDLERLKYVAVPLELIHMASLVHDDVIDDADTRRGQLTVKAKWDNRVAMYTGDYIYGQALVLATELQDPQIHRILSKAMVQMCIGEMEQIRDFFNTSQSERQYLLRIRRKTALLIAISCQLGAIAAGASAAIGRQLYRFGYNVGMAFQIRDDVLDLTGTEAQLGKPPGNDIRQGNLTLPVIYALEEAGLRQALLRDIERIRRMNGNTDVSSILHMIRESSGIRRAEQLAERYIKKAVHALEQLPDIRARKNLRDIAYFIANRSH; via the coding sequence ATGAAATTGTGGGACATTTACGCGACAATGAAGCAGGATGTATCGTATATCGAGGAGCAGCTGGAACGATCGATAGCGAACGATCACCGGACGCTGAATGACGCTTCGCTGCAGCTGCTTAAGGCAGGGGGCAAGCGCATCCGCCCGGTCTTCGTTCTCTTGGCCGGCAAATTCGGGACCTATGATCTGGAGAGACTCAAATATGTAGCCGTCCCTCTGGAGCTGATTCATATGGCTTCGCTCGTTCACGACGACGTGATCGACGATGCCGATACGCGGCGGGGACAGCTGACCGTCAAAGCCAAATGGGACAACCGGGTTGCCATGTATACCGGAGACTACATCTACGGGCAGGCGCTGGTGCTGGCCACCGAGCTGCAGGACCCGCAAATTCACCGCATTCTGTCGAAAGCGATGGTTCAAATGTGCATCGGGGAGATGGAACAGATTCGGGATTTCTTCAATACGTCCCAATCCGAGCGGCAGTACCTGCTGCGGATCCGGCGGAAGACCGCGCTTCTGATCGCGATCAGCTGCCAGCTGGGGGCTATCGCTGCCGGCGCATCGGCCGCCATCGGGCGCCAGTTATACCGCTTCGGCTACAATGTCGGGATGGCGTTCCAGATTCGCGATGACGTGCTTGATTTGACCGGCACCGAAGCGCAATTGGGGAAGCCTCCGGGCAATGACATCCGGCAGGGCAATTTGACGCTGCCTGTCATTTATGCGTTGGAAGAGGCCGGACTGCGGCAGGCGCTGCTCCGGGACATTGAACGCATCCGGCGCATGAACGGAAATACGGATGTGTCTTCGATCTTACATATGATACGGGAGAGTTCGGGGATCCGGCGCGCGGAACAGCTCGCCGAACGCTATATCAAGAAAGCGGTTCATGCCCTGGAACAGCTGCCAGATATCCGCGCGCGCAAAAACCTGCGGGATATCGCCTATTTTATTGCCAATCGATCCCATTGA
- a CDS encoding menaquinone biosynthesis protein, whose protein sequence is MALQQDTNNNPSHIRIGRIDYTNVWPIFYHFQPKNTRAVLDMIPAVPAGLNQAMREGRIDMGPISAFAYGISSEQYTLFPNLSVSAHGRVNSIFLFLKKPLEEALRGKIALTTTSATSTNLFKIIAAKFYHACPDYIPMDPDLDAMMAEADGAVLIGDHAIRASWNNPGYEVIDLGELWRRWTGHWMTFAVWAVNRDVIRQHGDDIKIIMEAFEASKRKSLLDPRPLAQEAVRTIGGTVDYWMKYFTNLNYDFDRPQQEGLQCYFQYAYELGLIDHEVRLELWSENTVG, encoded by the coding sequence ATGGCACTGCAGCAAGACACGAACAATAACCCGTCCCATATTCGCATCGGCCGCATCGACTATACGAACGTATGGCCGATCTTTTATCATTTTCAACCGAAGAATACCCGGGCCGTGTTGGATATGATCCCGGCCGTTCCTGCCGGGCTGAATCAAGCGATGCGGGAGGGCCGGATTGATATGGGTCCGATTTCGGCGTTTGCTTACGGGATTTCCTCGGAGCAGTACACGCTGTTTCCGAATTTGTCGGTGAGCGCGCACGGCCGCGTCAATTCCATTTTTCTCTTTTTGAAAAAGCCGCTGGAGGAAGCGCTCCGGGGCAAGATCGCATTAACGACAACGTCGGCTACGTCGACCAATCTATTCAAAATTATTGCCGCGAAGTTCTACCATGCCTGTCCGGACTACATTCCGATGGATCCGGATCTGGACGCGATGATGGCTGAAGCGGACGGCGCCGTACTGATCGGCGATCATGCCATCCGGGCTTCCTGGAATAACCCCGGATATGAAGTGATCGATCTCGGCGAGCTGTGGCGCCGATGGACAGGGCATTGGATGACCTTCGCCGTATGGGCGGTCAACCGGGACGTCATCCGCCAGCATGGGGACGATATCAAGATCATTATGGAAGCATTCGAAGCGAGCAAACGGAAGAGCCTTCTCGATCCGCGCCCGCTGGCACAGGAGGCCGTACGTACGATCGGCGGTACGGTTGACTATTGGATGAAGTATTTTACCAATTTGAATTACGATTTCGATCGTCCGCAGCAGGAAGGGCTTCAATGCTATTTCCAATATGCGTACGAGCTAGGGCTCATTGATCATGAAGTTCGGCTTGAACTCTGGTCGGAAAATACGGTTGGTTAG